One genomic window of Nicotiana sylvestris chromosome 10, ASM39365v2, whole genome shotgun sequence includes the following:
- the LOC138879124 gene encoding uncharacterized mitochondrial protein AtMg00810-like — protein sequence MFFGLELTYGKEGIRLSQLKYAEDFVHLANLTDDKKVHTPMEANTKYRKEQGEQTLYRHLVGSLIYLTMSRLAVSYEVEVLSQFVTKPYKIHNSALLRVIRYIRSIVNRSLLFPSSSSLDMVGYADAYWDGCPDSRQSTTGWCMSLGSCMIS from the coding sequence ATGTTTTTTGGGCTTGAGCTGACTTATGGAAAAGAAGGCATACGATTGAGTCAGCTAAAGTATGCAGAAGATTTTGTtcatttagcaaatctcacagATGATAAGAAGGTTCATACTCCAATGGAAGCGAATACGAAATACAGAAAAGAGCAAGGAGAGCAAACTTTGTATAGACATTTGGTTGGGTCACTTATATATCTTACCATGAGTCGTCTTGCTGTCTCTTATGAAGTAGAAGTGTTAAGTCAATTCGTCACGAAGCCTTACAAGATCCACAATTCAGCTTTGCTAAGGGTAATTAGATACATAAGGAGTATTGTGAATCGAAGTCTCTTGTTTCCATCATCTTCATCGCTGGATATGGTGGGATATGCTGATGCATATTGGGATGGATGCCCTGATTCAAGACAATCCACTACTGGCTGGTGCATGTCGCTTGGCTCGTGCATGATCTCATGA